A region of Procambarus clarkii isolate CNS0578487 chromosome 22, FALCON_Pclarkii_2.0, whole genome shotgun sequence DNA encodes the following proteins:
- the LOC138367335 gene encoding uncharacterized protein encodes MIDDGLKSVHQLWELDAIGIIPEQPSPDDVCAYNQYLETVQYYDGQYWVRLPWKINHKTLPTNYHMAYSQFKSQLAKLRKRPEHLKLYHEIIAQQLKNKFIEVVKHDNTQTGHFLPHMAVMRESKTTPLRIVFNCSSKSGPQGTSLNDCLQTGPSLTQKLYDILLKFRLNKYAYSADISKAFLRVGLQEEDRDFTKFLWVENPEDVNSPVVTFRFSSVLFGATSSPFLLQATLDTHLKKSSSPCKTEISQNLYVDNFQGTVNSTTELLQLYQEANKELQGANMPLQSWASNNATLNNQIARDYPEYHVPESQKVLGMDWDLISDTISIKSVPVNYNITTKRDLLSQVSKVFDPLGLLNPLTIKWRLLVQQAWKAKVGWDDPLPIQLQKAWMEVAQEQTLVEKIIFPRHIVEENEEVSLHVFADSSAKAFGACAYLVTSNQSYLITSKARVAPLKKRTLPQMELTALLTGTRLAVHIKQVLSTMNIKDVIIWSDNEAVLQWVRNDNCPTPYVKNRVSEIKEISAGFQLLHVPTKDNPADLLSRGMTFKQFAKADIWFHGPRWLVNGSWPEQKPHVITTQTITTTRQQAQISVLDCTRYSSLIKLINVTQNVFHYLRKKGINYTFPDALLYWVRQAQRETYGNNYENLPHKLKHNLGLWIDQENHNILRCGGRLKHADINLDTVHPWLLPKNHWITRLIVLHTHQQIIKHGGVLDTLTQIRQQYWIPQGRQSVKSILKNCMICRRCDARTCSYPGPPPLPKERVVHLQPFETTGVDYTGAIYLTGTADKQPIKAYICLFTCATTRAVHLEVTPDMTAQSFIQAFRRFAARRSCPKLMISDNGANLVAGEACLREICSHPAVTSTLEQRHCRWKFIPPRAPWHGGFYERLIGTVKRSLRKSLHRQKINLQELQTVITEIESRVNNRPLTYLSEDPTQHEPLSPAHLMYGRLLSPVPSLVDDEIRDPSYVGQSELVQGYKHLSSIIQKWNDVWTKEYLTSLREHHYGANVPHNIANLQPGDIVLVDSDGPRADWPLGKVVSVHPDSQGILRIVKILSKGTTSLKTLDKLIHMESVSQLQLDPERPQETLTPQDPQTPNRHNRPQRTAAEKCKKNLHLYYQSNGE; translated from the coding sequence atgattgatgatggattgaaatctgtacatcaattgtgggaacttgatgccataggaataattcctgaacaaccaagtcctgatgatgtctgtgcatataatcaatacttagaaactgtacagtactatgatggacagtactgggtaaggctaccatggaaaatcaaccataaaaccttacctaccaattatcacatggcttatagtcaatttaaatcgcaactagcaaagctaagaaaaaggcctgagcatttaaaactctatcatgagattattgctcaacaattaaagaataaattcatcgaagtcgtgaaacatgacaatacgcaaacaggccattttttaccacacatggctgtaatgagagaatcaaaaacgactcctttacggatagtttttaattgtagctctaaatctggaccccaaggaaccagtctaaatgattgtttacaaacaggtccaagtctaactcagaaattgtatgacatactgttgaagtttagacttaacaaatatgcgtattcagcagatataagtaaggcctttctcagagttggcttgcaggaagaagatagagacttcactaagtttctatgggtagagaacccagaagatgtcaatagtcctgtagtgactttcagattctcttcagttcttttcggcgcgacaagcagtccatttctattgcaagcaactctagatactcatctgaagaaatcatcaagtccctgtaagactgaaatcagtcaaaatctatatgtagataattttcaagggacagttaacagtactactgaactgttacaattatatcaagaggccaacaaggagctacaaggtgccaacatgccactacaatcttgggcctctaataatgcaacattgaataatcaaatagcaagagattaccctgaatatcacgtaccagaatcacaaaaggtgttaggtatggattgggatttaatctcggacacaatatcgatcaaatctgtgccagtaaattacaacatcactacaaaaagggatttgctttcacaagttagcaaagtattcgacccactaggtctactaaatcctttgacaatcaagtggcgtttattggtgcaacaagcatggaaggctaaggttggttgggatgatccactaccaatccagttacaaaaagcttggatggaagtggctcaagaacaaactttagttgaaaagataatctttccgagacacatagtcgaggaaaatgaggaagtatcactacatgtattcgcagactcgtcagccaaagcttttggagcttgtgcttacttagtgacttctaatcaatcatatcttatcacctctaaggccagagtcgctccattaaaaaagaggactttgcctcagatggaactaacagcactgctaactggtacacgcttagcagtgcatatcaaacaagtcttgtctaccatgaacatcaaagatgtcattatatggtctgacaatgaagctgtcttacaatgggtacgaaacgacaactgtccaactccatatgtaaaaaatcgcgtctcggaaattaaagaaatttccgcaggctttcaattgttgcatgtaccaacaaaggataatccagctgatctcttatcaagaggtatgacatttaaacagtttgcaaaggcagatatttggtttcatgggcctcgatggttagtgaatggtagttggcctgaacaaaagccacacgtcattacgacacaaaccataactaccaccaggcagcaagctcaaatatcagtcttggattgtactcgttactcctcgctcatcaaattaatcaatgtaacacagaacgtgtttcattatctcaggaaaaaaggtataaattacacttttccagatgcacttctctattgggtaagacaagcccagagagaaacttatgggaataactatgaaaatcttccgcataagttaaaacacaatctcggtctgtggatagaccaagaaaatcacaacattctgcgttgtggagggagacttaaacacgcagatatcaatctagataccgtgcatccatggcttttaccaaaaaatcattggatcacaaggttgattgtgttgcatacacatcaacaaatcatcaaacatggaggagtgttagacacactcacacaaatcagacagcagtactggattcctcagggaagacagtcagtcaaatcaatcttgaagaattgcatgatatgccgaaggtgcgatgcaagaacttgctcttatccagggccaccacccctgccaaaggaacgagtggtccatctacaacctttcgaaacgacaggagtagattatacaggagcaatatatctaacagggactgcagataagcaacctatcaaggcatacatctgtctgttcacctgtgctaccaccagggcagtacatctagaggtaacacccgatatgactgctcaatcatttattcaagctttccgcagattcgcagcacgccgatcatgccctaagctgatgatttcagataacggagcaaacttggtagctggagaagcgtgtctacgggaaatctgttcccatcctgcagttacttccacactggaacagcgtcattgcagatggaaatttatccctccgagagccccatggcacggaggattttatgaacggttaataggaactgtaaaaagatccttgagaaaatctctacaccgtcagaaaatcaatcttcaagaactccagacagtaatcacggaaatagaatcaagggtgaataaccggccgttgacttacttgtctgaggatcctactcaacatgagccgttaagtcctgcccacctaatgtatggaagacttctgtctccagtaccatctctagtggatgatgagatcagagatccctcatatgtgggtcagagcgagttggttcaggggtataagcatctgtccagcataatccaaaaatggaatgatgtttggacaaaagaatatcttacatctctacgagaacatcactatggggccaacgtcccacataatatagctaatctccaacctggcgatattgtcttggtagacagtgatggccctagggctgactggccattaggtaaagttgtctcagtccatccagatagtcaggggattttgagaatagtcaaaatcctgtctaaaggaacaacttccctgaagacattggacaaactcatccacatggaatcagtgagccagctgcagttagatcctgagagacctcaagaaactctaactccacaagacccacagactcctaacagacacaatcgtccacaacggacagcagcagaaaAGTGCAAGAAAAatctgcacttgtattatcaatccaatggagagtaa
- the LOC138367336 gene encoding uncharacterized protein yields the protein MADSVPPAAETGNRRTLNGLQNHLTQLIDKCQKLARQPSPDLIILNTRVKAAVDKYEQIKRHAEIYLTEMANADLTRRELQEIVAEMTMYEDNIQDQLDPLIKQISQAGTQSNVSSSTQQSNATITHIAAELPKVQLPYFEGKDEDDWDTFWRHFDSIINSKPSLKKATKFQYLQGQLRGEARQVIANLSLTDDDYDHALQLLQDNYSDKETAIARLSYKLLDLPSPNKSYESLQSFRLSIESIIKALSTKVPVGDAEWLIKLIIQRKLPNEVIDSLCTHYNTNILSQSQIIDGLRAYVQRLRSRGKLRSQEKIPKGESTDKSKNVQNGSQKSRQQNSSSAKWKQNNVGSYAIAPTVNRTVGNQAPKTDKTKGATSAPKCLFCQEAHTIYQCTVYVGRASRIDRLKSLNRCIRCLRKHDTSECITQLQNCQYCHKSVHHTALCGDINTQSRSQTSNNQPASQAKPKDDNTTTAVQFCTVMSNVNDLDTEIVTAAILPTAQLELCNQGICIPTRGFFDQGSQKTFISKKMAEDLQLKSSKQVSTSISGFFTNSGRRTFPVVKLNVCLGTSQRTVEAIVVDKIPTEMEVTGLTATIKFLKEKGIQLADPLLDSDYIGDIGILIGADYYHRFILGSEESMGMNILKSAGGILMTGPILDLEPSTPEKSHHTETVIVA from the coding sequence atggctgacagtgttccaccagcagctgaaacaggaaataggaggacacttaatggtctgcaaaatcacctaactcaactgattgacaaatgtcaaaagttggctaggcaaccatctcctgatttaataattctgaataccagagtaaaagcagctgtggataagtatgaacaaatcaaacgccatgcagagatttatctaacagaaatggctaatgcagatttaacccgaagggaacttcaggaaattgtcgctgaaatgacaatgtatgaagataatatccaagatcaacttgatcctttaatcaaacaaatatctcaagcaggaacccaatccaatgtgagctcatccactcaacagagcaatgcaactatcacacatatagccgcagagctcccaaaggtacaattaccatattttgagggcaaggatgaagacgattgggataccttctggagacactttgattctataataaactccaagccctctctcaaaaaggcgacaaagtttcaatatttgcaaggccagttacggggagaggcaaggcaggtcattgctaatttgtcattaacagatgatgattacgaccatgccttacagttgttacaagataactacagtgataaggagactgcaattgcacgtctctcatacaaattattggatttaccctctccaaataaaagttatgagtcactacaatcatttcgattgtctatagaatcaatcatcaaagccctcagtacaaaagtacctgtaggtgatgcagagtggcttataaagttaatcattcaaaggaaacttccaaatgaggtcatagacagcctatgcactcattataacaccaacatcttatcacaaagccaaatcattgatggacttcgagcttacgtacaaagattacgaagccgaggaaaacttagatctcaagaaaaaatccccaaaggtgaatccacggacaaaagcaaaaatgtccagaatggcagtcaaaaatcaaggcaacaaaactcctcttctgcaaagtggaaacagaataatgttggctcttatgctatagcacccacagttaacagaactgtaggaaatcaagctcctaagacagataagacaaaaggagctacaagtgccccaaaatgtttattctgtcaagaagcacataccatttatcaatgcacagtttatgtaggccgtgccagtcgaatcgatcgactgaaatctctgaacaggtgcatccgttgtctacggaagcacgatacaagtgagtgtatcactcaattgcagaactgccaatattgtcataaaagtgtacatcacacagcactctgtggtgatattaacactcaatcaagatcacagacttccaataatcaacctgcatctcaggcaaagcccaaagatgataataccacaacagccgtacaattctgtacagtaatgagcaatgtcaacgacttggatacagaaattgttacagcagccatattgcctactgcacagctagaactatgcaatcaaggaatttgtattccaactagaggcttttttgatcaagggtcacagaaaacctttatcagtaaaaagatggcagaagatttacaacttaaatcttcaaagcaagtatctacatcaatatcagggttttttactaattctggtcgtagaacctttccagtagtaaaactcaatgtctgtctaggtacatcccaaaggacagtagaagccatagtagttgataaaattcctactgaaatggaagtgactggtctgacagcaacaattaaattcctaaaagaaaaaggaatccaattagcagatcctctacttgattctgactacataggggatatcggaatcctgattggagctgactactatcatcgattcattctgggatcagaagaatctatgggtatgaatatactcaaatcagcaggaggcatattgatgacaggacctatactagatcttgaaccttcaactcctgaaaaatcacatcatacagaaactgtaatagtggcatga